The Candidatus Aminicenantes bacterium genome includes the window CAGGTTCATGTCGTGATCGATCAAATCTGACCGGATAATACCGCGGCAGCGAACCTTACGACCCACATCCAGTTCTCCGCTTTGGTCACCCGGTCGACTATGATGCCGGCCTTGTGGTTCGAGCCAGTTATGTTTGTTATTGAGTGACGTCGGTACCTTTGTTTAAAATCCGTAGCTAATTGTCCTTATTTGATTATTTTGCACATTGTGGATTCCGAGTTTATCACAATCTCATCGAGAATGAACGCTTTTCCTGCCCAAATGACATCTGGAGGCACCACAATTGACGCCCCGACCTGGAGTGGAAAAGGACCTGCCACATCTTGAAAGATGGTTTGATCGAATGTCGGCGCCTGGAGTTCGTAGGGACATTGCACGTTGACCAACTGTGGATTGTTCCACACAGTCTTGATGTGGAAAGTAAGCTCGCAATCGGTCATTTCGCCTGTGAGTGTCACCGTACCTATGGCTACTGCCTCCCATGTGCAAATGTTGGCCTGGACCGGTTCGAGCCATGTCACGTTCCCGCTTCCAGAAATTGTGTAATTTCCCTCCCCATCGCCTTCAATGCTGAATGACCAAATCCCATCCTCGGTCTGATAGTCGCCTGGTATTGTCTGTGCTTCAGCATGGTATCTCAATTTACCTCCGCCAACGATCCCCTCCGGTGCGCTGGGGCTTGCTTTGCATCCCATCATAAGCGCAATTACTATGAAACCCAAAACGATGATGGATTTTTGCGTGTGATTCATAAACACCTCCTTTATTGCAAAAAACGCATGAATGAATTTTTAGTTGTAATTGTTATTAAGCATCTATTGAAAGAATGTTACCATTTAAATAATAGTTTTCAAATGGGCTTACGGTTTGTTGAAGGGAAAACGCATCCGAATTTCGGCATTATCGATGCGTCTGGAATAACTGATGAGTTGCTGCAATTCATCCCCGGCGGTTGACAGGCAAAAAAAAACATGCTACCATGAATGCGACTTTAATTTACAAGGAATAAACACAATGTTAAAAGGAAAAGTGAAATGGTTTGATGCCAAGAAGGGGTACGGTTTCATCCACGGCGAAGACGGCAAAGACATCTTTGTCCATCATTCGGCCATCATCTCCCAGGAAGGATTCAAGACCCTCGAAGAAGGACAGGACGTGACGTTCGAAGTCATTCAGGAAGACAAGGGACCCAAAGCCGCCAACGTCAAAGCGGCCGAATAATCCAAATTCCAACCTTTTCCGTATCTAAGCCAAAGCGCTAAATCCATGGCGGGGAAAATGCATTCCCGCGGTTTCGTCTAAAATCCGATCGCTGCAATGAATCGGCGTAGCTTTTTCTGGATGCGCGCCACGTTCTGGGGGCCGAGGCGCAGCAGGTGCTTCTGTGCCTGGCTGAGGTCTTCCAGGCTGACGTCGGCGTACGCATAGCTCAATATCTTCTTCTCCAGCGCGA containing:
- a CDS encoding cold-shock protein, yielding MLKGKVKWFDAKKGYGFIHGEDGKDIFVHHSAIISQEGFKTLEEGQDVTFEVIQEDKGPKAANVKAAE